In Pseudopipra pipra isolate bDixPip1 chromosome 5, bDixPip1.hap1, whole genome shotgun sequence, the following proteins share a genomic window:
- the TCF20 gene encoding transcription factor 20 isoform X1 encodes MQSFREQSSYHGNQQSYPQEVHGSSRLEEFSPRQQAQMFQSFGGGAGSGRRGATGASTAMPGESSGHQSYQGFRKEAGEFYYMAANKDPVVSGGQQPPQRRPSGPVQSYGPPQGSTFGSQYGNEGHVGQFQTQHSTLGGVSHYQQDYTGPFSPGSAQYQQQASSQQQQVQQLRQQIYQSHQPLPQASSQSASSTSHLQPMQRPSTLPSSASGYQLRVGQFSQHYQPPSSSSSSSFPSPQRFGQSGQNYDGSYNVNSGSQYEGHAVGSNAQAYGTQSNYSFQTQPMKSFEQSKLPQSGQQGQQQQHPPQHVMQYSNAATKLSLQSQVGQYSQTEVPVRSPMQFHQNFSPISNPSPAASVVQSPSCSSTPSPLMPGGENLQCGQGNMSMGSRNRILQMMPQLSPTPSMMPSPNAHAGGFKGFGLEGLQEKRLTDPGLSSLSALSSQVANLPNTVQHMLLSDALAPQKKSSKRSSSSKKADSCTNSEGSSQAEEQLKSPMAESLDGGCSSSSEDHGERVRQLSGQSTSSDTTYKGGNLERPNSSPAQGSQNEPSKLSSSPAAREDVASPDGKEAVVAVENAPKVNEKAVGVIVSREAMTGRVEKSSGQDKPPQDDASTATQAPASASGTKEAGHAGTQPETQVGSKGSKSGDNTNHNGEGNSQPGHAVVGSNFPARTESSKSPGSLRYSYKDNIAAGIQRNIGGFPQYPSGQEKGDFPGHSERKGRNEKFPSLLQEVLQGYHHHPDRRYSRNTQEHSGMAGSLEGAMRPNVLISQTNELTNRGLLNKSMGALLEGPHWGPWDRKSGSAAPDMKQINLADYPIARKFDVESQSSAHEGGALSERRSVICDISPLRQLVRDPGPHPMGHMGPEARSGRSERLAPGLSQSVILPGGLVSMETKMKAHSGQIKEEDFEQSKSSASLNNKKTGDHCHPAGIKHETFRGNASPGAAVSDAAPDYIPQQDSRSTHMRRAPGRTGRGKSPSQYQDLADKLKMSPGRSRGPGTDLHHMNPHMTLSERVSRGSLHSVYPQNSEGPSLASAYHTNARPHAFGDPNQSLNSQYHYKRQIYQQQQEEYKDWASSTAQGVIAAAQHRQEGARKSPRQQQFLERVRSPLKNDKDGMMYLQGSSYHDTGSQEPGRCVMGSDGTQSKCTELKHGNQKLQHHESGWDLSRQTSPAKSSGPLGAANQKRFCPQESDGHRRDESADLPKPSNAMLRLPGQEDQSPQNPLIMRRRVRSFISPIPTKRQPHDMKNSGSEDKGRLMPSAKEGADKTYNSYAHSSQSQDTGKSVAKGDSFKDLPSPDNRNCPAVSLTSPAKTKILPPRKGRGLKLEAIVQKITSPNIRRSVSTNSAETGPDTVTLDDILSLKSGPEGGNAAGHGPEAEKRKGEMSDQVGPASQDTAGEKTLPRSSEEWQSSEDDKNKKEVPEAASVGKEGAGSSAAPPPSQKSGGQGRSDGSVSGAGTLTFSDPKAISPSSVFISEPNPKSEEKDGDVTNISPKPDGFPPKGYFPSGKKKGRPIGSVNKQKKQQQQQQQLPPPPPPPPVPAQSAEGVSAGEPKPKRQRRERRKPAAQPRKRKPRRAAPIVEPQEPEIKLKYATQSVDKTDSKNKSFFPYIHVVNKCELGAVCTIINAEEEEQNKLVRGRKGQRSSTPPPSNAESKVLPTSTFMLQGPVVTESSVLGHLVCCLCGKWASYRNMGDLFGPFYPQDYAATLPKNPPPKRATEMQSKVKVRHKSASNGSKTDTEEEEEQQQQKEQRSLAAHPRFKRRHRSEDCSGASRSLSRGASCKKATTDGGSGGEKTPLDSKPSMPTSEGGTELELQIPELPLDSNEFWVHEGCILWANGIYLVCGRLYGLQEAVEIAREMKCSHCQEPGATLGCYNKGCSFRYHYPCAIDADCLLNEENFSVRCPKHKPPLPCSLPSLQNKMVKGSLSTEQSERG; translated from the exons ATGCAGTCCTTTCGGGAGCAAAGTAGTTATCACGGAAACCAGCAGAGCTACCCGCAGGAAGTGCACGGTTCATCCCGACTGGAAGAGTTCAGCCCTCGCCAGCAGGCCCAGATGTTCCAGAGCTTTGGAGGAGGTGCTGGTAGTGGACGTCGTGGAGCAACAGGAGCCTCTACAGCGATGCCTGGTGAGAGCTCTGGCCATCAGAGCTACCAAGGTTTCAGAAAAGAAGCAGGAGAGTTTTACTATATGGCTGCCAACAAAGATCCAGTGGTGTCAGGAGGGCAGCAGCCACCTCAGCGCAGGCCTTCTGGACCAGTACAGAGCTATGGGCCCCCTCAAGGGAGTACCTTTGGGAGTCAGTATGGGAATGAGGGACATGTGGGCCAGTTTCAAACACAACATTCAACCCTTGGGGGTGTATCCCACTACCAACAAGATTATACTGGTCCTTTTTCTCCGGGGAGTGCCCAGTATCAGCAGCAGGCTTctagccagcagcagcaggtgcagcagctgAGACAGCAGATCTATCAGTCTCATCAGCCTTTACCCCAGGCTTCCAGCCAGTCTGCTTCTAGCACCTCACACTTGCAGCCAATGCAGCGTCCATCTACCTTGCCTTCCTCTGCTTCTGGCTACCAGTTACGAGTGGGTCAGTTCAGCCAACACTATCAACCACCTTcgtcatcctcctcctcctctttcccctccccacagcGTTTTGGCCAGTCAGGACAGAATTACGACGGAAGCTACAACGTGAATTCTGGGTCGCAGTATGAAGGCCATGCTGTGGGTTCCAATGCACAGGCCTATGGGACCCAGTCAAACTACAGCTTTCAGACTCAACCGATGAAAAGCTTTGAGCAGTCTAAGCTGCCCCAAagtgggcagcaggggcagcagcaacagcaccCACCTCAGCATGTAATGCAGTACTCAAACGCTGCCACCAAGCTCTCTCTTCAAAGCCAAGTAGGACAGTAcagccagactgaagttcctgTAAGGTCACCAATGCAATTCCACCAAAACTTCAGTCCAATCTCTAATCCATCTCCTGCTGCATCTGTGGTTCAGTCTCCAAGCTGCAGCTCTACCCCTTCTCCACTCATGCCAGGCGGAGAAAATCTCCAGTGTGGGCAAGGCAACATGTCCATGGGTTCTAGAAACCGAATCCTGCAGATGATGCCTCAGCTTAGTCCTACACCATCTATGATGCCAAGCCCCAATGCTCATGCAGGTGGATTCAAggggtttgggctggaaggactGCAGGAAAAAAGGCTCACAGATCCAGGGCTGAGCAGCCTGAGTGCTCTGAGTTCTCAAGTGGCCAACCTGCCCAACACAGTCCAGCACATGTTGCTCTCAGATGCCTTGGcacctcagaaaaaaagttcCAAAAGATCATCCTCTTCAAAGAAGGCCGACAGCTGCACCAACTCAGAAGGCTCCTCCCAGGCAGAGGAGCAACTCAAGTCTCCCATGGCAGAGTCCCTTGATGGTGGCTGTTCTAGTAGTTCAGAAGATCACGGGGAAAGGGTGAGACAGCTGAGTGGCCAGAGCACCAGCTCAGACACCACTTACAAAGGGGGTAATTTAGAGAGACCCAACTCCTCACCAGCACAAGGCTCTCAGAATGAGCCATCAAAActcagcagcagccctgcagctaGGGAAGATGTGGCCTCCCCTGATGGGAAGGAAGCTGTGGTGGCTGTGGAAAATGCCCCAAAAGTGAATGAAAAGGCAGTTGGGGTGATTGTCTCCCGGGAAGCCATGACAGGAAGAGTAGAAAAGTCAAGTGGACAAGATAAACCTCCACAAGATGATGcttccacagccactcaggcACCAGCTAGTGCTAGTGGAACAAAAGAAGCCGGGCatgcagggacacagccagaAACTCAAGTAGGAAGTAAAGGGAGCAAAAGTGGAGATAACACTAACCATAATGGGGAGGGGAACAGCCAGCCTGGTCATGCAGTTGTTGGGTCAAATTTTCCTGCAAGAACAGAATCTTCCAAGTCTCCTGGCAGTTTAAGGTACAGCTACAAGGATAATATAGCAGCTGGTATACAGAGAAATATTGGTGGCTTTCCACAGTATCCTTCTGGTCAGGAAAAGGGGGATTTTCCAGGGCACAGTGAGCGCAAAGGCCGGAATGAGAAGTTTCCTAGCCTCCTACAGGAGGTTTTGCAGGGGTACCACCATCATCCAGACAGAAGGTATTCTAGGAACACACAGGAGCAttctgggatggctgggagTTTGGAGGGAGCTATGAGGCCCAATGTTTTAATTAGTCAAACCAATGAATTGACCAATAGAGGCCTCTTAAACAAAAGCATGGGGGCTCTCCTGGAGGGCCCTCACTGGGGTCCCTGGGACAGGAAGTCTGGCAGTGCAGCTCCAGACATGAAGCAGATAAATTTAGCTGATTACCCTATTGCTAGAAAGTTCGATGTGGAGTCTCAGTCTTCTGCCCATGAAGGGGGGGCACTCTCAGAGAGGAGATCAGTGATCTGTGACATATCTCCATTAAGGCAACTTGTAAGAGATCCTGGCCCTCACCCCATGGGGCACATGGGCCCTGAGGCCAGGAGCGGAAGGAGCGAACGTCTTGCCCCTGGCTTGAGCCAGTCAGTAATACTCCCTGGTGGTTTAGTATCCATGGAAACAAAGATGAAAGCTCACAGTGGGCAAATAAAGGAAGAAGATTTTGAACAGTCAAAGAGCTCTGCTAGtctcaataataaaaaaacaggAGACCACTGTCATCCTGCTGGCATCAAGCATGAAACTTTCCGAGGCAAtgccagccctggagctgcagtCTCCGATGCTGCTCCAGATTACATTCCCCAGCAGGACAGCAGATCGACACACATGAGACGAGCACCTGGCAGAACTGGAAGGGGTAAATCACCCTCTCAATATCAGGATCTTGCTGATAAGCTGAAAATGTCACCAGGCAGAAGCAGAGGGCCAGGGACAGATCTGCATCACATGAACCCACACATGACACTGTCTGAAAGAGTTAGCAGGGGTTCCTTACATTCTGTTTACCCTCAGAATTCAGAAGGTCCTTCTCTGGCTTCAGCATATCACACAAATGCTAGGCCTCATGCTTTTGGTGACCCCAACCAGAGTTTGAATTCCCAATATCATTACAAGAGACAGATATACCAGCAACAGCAAGAAGAATACAAAGATTGGGCAAGCAGCACTGCTCAGGGTGTGattgctgcagctcagcacaggcaggaaggGGCAAGGAAGAGCCCAAGACAACAGCAGTTTCTGGAAAGAGTAAGGAGTCCTTTAAAAAATGACAAGGATGGAATGATGTACCTTCAAGGTAGCTCCTACCATGACACGGGAAGCCAGGAACCTGGGCGCTGTGTTATGGGGAGTGATGGTACTCAGAGCAAATGCACTGAACTGAAACACGGCAACCAGAAGTTGCAGCATCACGAATCTGGTTGGGACCTCTCTCGGCAAACTTCTCCTGCCAAAAGCAGCGGCCCTCTTGGAGCAGCCAACCAAAAAAGATTTTGCCCTCAAGAAAGCGATGGGCATCGACGAGACGAATCTGCAGATTTGCCCAAGCCTAGCAATGCTATGCTCAGGCTCCCTGGCCAGGAAGACCAGTCTCCTCAAAATCCATTAATTATGAGGAGAAGAGTCCGTTCTTTCATCTCACCTATCCCTACCAAAAGACAGCCACATGATATGAAGAACAGTGGCAGTGAAGATAAAGGGCGACTGATGCCTTCAGCAAAAGAAGGAGCTGATAAAACATACAACTCCTATGCCCATTCATCTCAAAGCCAAGATACTGGCAAGTCAGTTGCAAAGGGAGATTCCTTCAAGGACCTGCCAAGTCCTGATAATAGGAATTGTCCTGCTGTTTCCCTCACAAGCCCAGCTAAGACCAAAATACTGCCCCCAAGAAAGGGGCGAGGATTAAAACTGGAAGCTATTGTTCAAAAAATTACATCTCCCAATATTAGGAGAAGTGTTTCTACCAACAGTGCTGAAACTGGTCCAGATACTGTCACTCTTGATGACATCCTGTCCCTTAAGAGTGGACCTGAAGGAGGAAATGCGGCTGGACATGGACCAGAGGctgagaagagaaaaggagagatgTCAGATCAAGTGGGGCCAGCAAGCCAGGATACAGCTGGTGAAAAAACTCTTCCAAGATCTTCAGAAGAGTGGCAAAGCAGTGAGGatgataaaaacaaaaaagaggtCCCTGAAGCTGCGAGTGTTGGTAAAGAAGGAGCGGGATCCAGTGCAGCACCACCACCTTCTCAGAAGTCAGGTGGTCAAGGAAGGTCTGATGGATCTGTAAGTGGAGCTGGAACTCTGACCTTTTCTGACCCAAAAGCAATTTCCCCTTCCAGTGTGTTTATTTCTGAACCAAATCCAAAGTCTGAGGAAAAAGACGGAGATGTGACAAACATTTCACCCAAGCCAGATGGTTTCCCTCCAAAGGGATATTTCCcctctggaaagaaaaaggggaggCCAATTGGGAGCGTGAACAAGCAGaagaagcagcaacagcagcagcagcagctgcccccGCCCCCACCACCCCCACCAGTACCGGCACAGTCTGCAGAGGGGGTGAGCGCTGGTGAGCCAAAGCCCAAGAGGCAAAGGAGGGAGAGGCGAaaaccagcagcacagccacggAAGCGGAAGCCTAGACGAGCTGCTCCCATTGTGGAGCCTCAAGAACCAGAGATCAAACTTAAATATGCTACCCAGTCTGTAGATAAAACTGACTCCAAGAATAAGTCCTTTTTCCCTTATATTCATGTGGTAAACAAGTGTGAATTAGGCGCTGTGTGCACAATCATAAATGcggaggaagaggagcagaacAAATTGGTGAGGGGTCGGAAAGGACAGAGGTCTTCAACACCCCCTCCTAGCAATGCGGAGAGCAAAGTGCTGCCCACCTCAACTTTCATGCTGCAAGGCCCTGTAGTAACAGAGTCTTCTGTCTTAGGGCATCTGGTTTGCTGCCTGTGTGGCAAATGGGCCAGCTATCGTAACATGGGTGACCTCTTTGGTCCTTTCTACCCCCAGGATTACGCAGCTACTTTGCCCAAGAACCCGCCTCCAAAGAGGGccacagaaatgcagagcaAGGTCAAGGTACGGCACAAAAGTGCTTCTAATGGTTCCAAGACAGATAcggaagaggaggaggaacagcAACAACAGAAGGAACAAAGAAGCCTCGCTGCTCATCCCCGCTTTAAGAGGCGGCACCGCTCTGAGGACTGTAGCGGAGCCTCTCGGTCACTTTCAAGGGGAGCTTCTTGTAAAAAAGCAACCACTGACGGTGGCAGTGGCGGTGAAAAGACTCCTTTGGACTCAAAACCCTCTATGCCCACTTCAGAAGGTGGCACTGAGCTGGAGTTACAAATTCCTGAACTACCTCTTGACAGCAATGAATTTTGGGTCCACGAGGGTTGTATTCTCTGGGCCAATGGGATCTACCTGGTCTGTGGCAGGCTCTATGGGCTGCAGGAAGCTGTGGAGATTGCAAGAGAGATG AAATGTTCCCATTGCCAGGAACCAGGAGCCACCTTAGGCTGCTACAACAAAGGCTGCTCCTTCCGATACCATTACCCTTGTGCCATCGATGCAG ATTGTTTACTAAACGAAGAGAATTTCTCAGTGAGGTGCCCCAAGCACAAG CCCCCCCTTCCTTGCTCTCTTCCCTCCTTGCAGAACAAGATGGTGAAAGGCAGCCTCAGCACAGAGCAGTCGGAGCGGGGGTGA